Proteins co-encoded in one Arachis hypogaea cultivar Tifrunner chromosome 13, arahy.Tifrunner.gnm2.J5K5, whole genome shotgun sequence genomic window:
- the LOC112738299 gene encoding uncharacterized protein — MDKGLANEETVNLRNGVELATSVSDKHVNLLRPSVPSYPIFRAQAPDDTEQEKGKYYLIRDPEDLQIGLYDKPLPCFGCGIGWFSFLLGFVCPPLWYFATILYFRNYYRKDPRERAGLGASAITALLCTVALLIIAAILLLRSL, encoded by the exons ATGGATAAAG GTCTTGCTAATGAAGAGACTGTTAATTTGCGAAACGGAGTCGAATTGGCCACATCAGTCTCTGATAAACATGTTAATCTTTTGAGGCCAAGTGTACCAAGTTATCCAATTTTTAGAG CTCAAGCGCCAGATGACACAGAGCAAGAAAAGGGAAAATATTATTTGATTAGAGATCCAGAGGACTTGCAAATTGGACTTTATGACAAACCCCTTCCATGTTTTGGCTGCGGAATTGGATGGTTCTC ATTCCTTTTAGGATTTGTATGTCCACCTCTGTGGTACTTTGCAACAATTCTCTATTTCAGAAATTACTATCGAAAGGATCCTAGGGAAAGGGCTGGTCTTGGAGCCTCCGCAATTACA GCATTATTGTGCACCGTAGCATTGCTAATCATAGCAGCTATTCTTCTGTTGCGGTCCCTTTAA